DNA from Synechococcus sp. CBW1108:
CGAAATAGAGACTGGGTTGGCCGATTGGAATGCCGGCCCTCACCTGGGCAGAGCTGATGCCCAACTTGGCATTGCCCTGCACCCGGGTGGAGGCTCCCAGATCGCTGATGAAGAAGTCGGGCAAGCCATCGGGGCTGCTCGTGTTTACCGGCGAAACCGTGAAGCCATATCCATGGGTGAACACCAGATGGGTATTGAGCCAGGTGCGGGCCGCCGGGGGCAGGGAGGCCTGATCCAGCTCCCTAGCCGAGATCATCACCAACTGGCGGCGATCCCTGCCCGCATTGGCTGACAGGCTGTAGCGGTCGACCGCAGCCCCTGAAAAGCGGTAATAGACCCTCAGCTGCTGCAGCTGGCGGTTGGTCGATAGCAGGGGCTGGCTATCCCAGAGACGGATGTTGCGCAGAGTCGCCTGGCCGGCGATGACATCGGCACGGCTGAGGCGGTTGCGAGGCCTCACGTTGCGACTTCTGATGTCATCGAGCTGAAAGGCGGCCCTGGTGGCCGCGATCGAGCGAGCCAGGTAGGGGGTCTCCAGCTGGAGTTCCCGGGGGCGCACCAGCATCAACTGGAAAAGTGGAGTCAGCAGGGCCTCGAGCAGGGGCACCACGAGCAGGGCTGCGGATACTGCCGCCAGCAGGGGGCCACGTAGACCCTTGCGGGGCAGCGGCAACAGCAGGGCCACGGCGGTCAGCAGGGCCACGACGACGGCCGTGGTGCGCAGGGGGAGCACAAAGTGAACATCCAACCAGCCGGCCCCGGGCACACTGCCAGCGGTGCTCAGCAGCAACTGGTGCCGCCCCAGTAAGAAACCAAAGGAAACCAGAAGGGCCAGCAGGGCCAGGGGTGCGCGCAGCCTCACCAGTTGGGTGGCGGTGAAGCCGTGGAAGCGCCCATCGCTGAGCTGGGGCGGGCGGGCCAGGATCCCCCATAGCCCCGCCGCCAGATGGCAGCTCAGCAGGGCCAGCAGCAGGGTGAGCCCAAAGGCCAGAGCGGGAAAGCGCACCAGTGCAAAACTGATGTCGGCATCAAGCAGGGGCTCCCTAATGCCGCTATCTGGAGCCAACAGAGCCAGCGACCACACCCCCCAGGCCCGGCCCATGGCGGTGGCTGCAGCCAGGGAAGCCATCCCCGCCACCAACCGGGGCGCAAAGCTGGGGCGCAGTAGCAACGCCCCCAGCAAGGCCGCCAACAACAGCAGCAAAGGGAAGGGCAGGCCATCGAGCATGGCGAGCCCATGCAACCGGCTGGTGTCAAAAGGATTGCGAACCAATCGCTCCGCCAAATTGAGCAGCAGGGCCAGGGGCAGCAGCTGGATCGTGGCCAGGAGCCCAAGGCTGAGGCCATAGGCGAGCGGCGCAAGCCCAAAACGGCGGGGCTCGGCAGGTGCCGATCCCTGTCGCCAGAAGCTGGTAATCCAGCGCTGCAGGGCCAGGCCCAAGGCCAGCCCTAGCAGGGAGAAGCCAATCTGCAGCAACCAGCGGCGAAGCAGCACCCCACCCCTGGAAAATTGCTCAAACCACTGCCATTCCACCCAGAGGCGGGACACCAGGATCAAAACTGCGGCAAGCAGGGCCAACCCAAGGGGCACGCTGACGAGCAGCAAGAAGGCAGACGGCGACGCTCGCCTTGACATCAGCAATCGGCTTACTTGCTGAGGCTAGGAAGCCCTGGCCCAACAGCAAGCCACCAGCGCCAGGAAATATCCGACATCGGTGATCGGGATTAATCAGTAGCCCCATCTGGCGCTGTTAGCCTCTTTACACTGCTGGGCGTGCCCGTGACTGCCACCCTCTCCCGCTCAACCTTCACCGGACTGCGCTGTAAAGAATGCGGCCACCCCTATGAGGCCAGCGCCCGCCACGTCTGTGAAGACGTCTGTTTCGGGCCCCTGGAGGTCGTCTACGACTACGAAGCCATCAAGAATCGGGTGAGCCGCGCCACCATTGAGGCTGGGCCCACCTCCATCTGGCGCTATCGCGAATTCCTGCCGATCGAGGGGGATCCCATTGACGTGGGCACGGGTTTTACCCCCCTGCTCAAGGCGGGCAACCTGGCCCGGCGGCTGGGCCTCAAAAGCCTCCATATCAAGAACGACGGCGTCAACATGCCGACGCTCTCCTTTAAAGACCGGGTGGTGAGTGTGGCGCTCACCAGGGCCCGCGAGCTCGGGTTCACCACGGTGAGCTGCGCCTCCACCGGCAACCTGGCCAACTCCACCGCCGCCATCGCCGCCCACGCCGGCCTGGAGTGCTGCGTGTTCATCCCCAGTGACCTGGAGTTGGGCAAGGTACTCGGCACGTTGGTCTACAACCCAACCCTCATGGCGGTGCATGGCAACTACGACCAGGTCAACCGCCTCTGCTCGGAAGTAGCCAACACCTTCGGCTGGGGCTTCGTCAACATCAACCTGCGCCCCTACTACTCCGAGGGCTCCAAGACCCTGGGCTATGAGGTGATTGAACAGCTGGGCTGGCAACTGCCCGACCACATCGTGGCGCCCCTGGCCTCGGGCTCCCTGTTCACCAAAATCCGCAAGGGCTTTGATGAATTCATCAAGGTGGGCCTGGTGGAAGAAAAGGCCGTGCGTTTCAGCGGCGCCCAGGCCGAAGGCTGCAGCCCGATCGCCCAGGCCTTCGCCGCCGGCCGCGACTTCATCACCCCGGTTAAGCCCAATACGATCGCCAAATCAATTGCCATTGGCAATCCCGCCGATGGCCCCTACGCCATTGATATCGCCAACAAAACCGGCGGCACCATCGCCGCCGTGAGTGATGCCGAGATCATCGACGGCATCAAGCTGCTGGCAGAAACCGAGGGAGTTTTCACCGAAACAGCTGGCGGCACCACAATTGCGGTGCTCAAGAAACTGGTGGAGCTCGGCAAGATCAACCCGGAGGAAACCACTGTTGCCTACATCACCGGCAATGGGCTCAAGACAACAGAGGCCATTGCCGACTCCATCGGCGCCCCATACACGATCGAGGCCCAGCTCGACAGCTTCAAATCCGCCTGGGCCCAGGCCCAGGCAGACCGCCCCAGCTGACCCTTTTCCATACCCGCCCAATCTCCGCCATGGCCGTTCAGGTTCTAATCCCCACCCCCCTGCAGAAATTCACCAACAACGAGGCCAGCGTTGATCTGGAAGCCAGAAGCGTGGACGGCCTGATCGACGCCCTTGAGCTGCATTATCCAGGCATCAAGGGCCGCCTCTGTGATGAGGCCGGCAAGCTGCGTCGTTTTCTCAATGTCTATGTAAATAGCGAGGACATCCGTTTCCTCGACCACCAGGCCACGCCCCTCAAGGACGGAGATGAGGTGAGCATCGTGCCAGCAGTTGCCGGCGGATGAGCCCAGAATGGGGCCAGAGATTCACTTCCGCCCCAGCCCCAACCCATGAACCAGGCTCAGACTCAACCTGGCGATTGCACCGGCCAGGCCGACTGGCAGACCAAGGCCCTGCTGTTCGACTACCGCCAGGCTGCCAATCCGGTGCGTAGGGGTCTCACCGAACCAATTGGCTACCACCAATGGAGTGCAGCCCTGCACCAGTCGGGTGGCACGGCCGTTCTACCTCTGGACCTGAGTGGGGAGCTGGGCTGCAATGGCCCGGCCACCAGCCCAGCCCTGGCGGCCCATTTCCTGCGGATCCTTCCAGGAGAGGGGCTTAAGGCTGCTGCCAATGCCACCAGCTCACTCTTTTTTGTGCTCCAGGGCAAGGGGGAGCTGCGCTGGGAAGGCCAGAGGCTGAATTGGGGAGCGGGCGACCTACTGGTGCTCCCCGCCGGTGAGACCCCACTTTTGCAGGCTGAGCAAACCAGCGTTCTCTACTGGGTGCATGACGGGCCTCTGTTGGATTTTCTCGGCGTAACTGCCACAAGCACCCGCTTCGATCCCACCCATTACCCCGCAGCCCTGCTGGAGAAGGAGCTCGCCCAACTTCTGGCCGACCCCAGTTCCGCCCGCAGCAACAGACTCAGCCTGCTGCTGGCCAACAGGGACTTGCCCCAGAGCCGAACGGTCACCCACACCCTCTGGGCCATGCTCGGAGTCGTGCCCGCCGGGGTAATTCAGCCTCCCCACCGGCACCAGTCGGTGGCCCTCGATCTGATCATCGATTGTGACCCCGGCTGCCACACCCTGGTGGGCACCGAAATCGACGCCAAAGGCCAGATTGTCAATCCCCAGCGCATCGAGTGGGAATCGGGTGGAGCCTTCATCACCCCCCCTGGCCATTGGCATGCCCACGTCAATACCAGCGGTCGCCAGGCCCGCCTGCTGCCCATTCAGGATTCGGGCCTACACACCTACCTGCGTAGCCTGGACATCCGCTTTGCCGGTGGGCTCCAAACTGGCGATTGAAGCGACGGCCTCTGGGCTGGTGCCATCGGCCCTGGCAACGATGGCCCTGAATGTATCCCCCTCAATCGTTTCATCCCGGATCAGCAGCTCCACCAGTTCGTCGATAAGGGGTCGGCGGGGCTCCAGCAATGCCACCGCATGCTCAAGGGCTGTAGCTGCAAGCTCCCTAACCAAAACATCGATGCGGTTACCTGTTTCCCGGGAGTACGGGGGCTCGGAGCGCAACCAGTCGCGGCCCAGGAATACCTCCGTACCGTCGCCCTCGAGGGCCACCGGTCCGAGGCTGGAGAAGCCGTAGCGGGTGACCATTTCGCGGCTGATGCGGGTAACCAGGTCCAGGTCACCGCTGGCCCCCTGGGTAATCTCCCCCGCACCAAACACCACCAACTCGGCTGCCCGGCCGCCAAGGGCGACCACCAGTCGGGCTCGCAGGTAGGCCTTGCTGATCAACCCGGAATCCAGGATCTCCTCATCGGGCACCATCCGGGCAAAACCACCTACACCGCCAGCTCTGGGCAACAAGGTGACCTTGTCGAGGGGGTCGGCATGGGGCACCAGGGTGGCCAGCAGGGCATGGCCCACCTCGTGATAGGAGATCAGTCGCTTCTTGGCGCTGTCCTGCAGGGGGGCGGCGGCCAGGCCCATGGTGATCCGCTCAAGGGCCCCAGCCATTGCCCCATCATCAATCTCAGCCAGGTGATGGCGGGCCGTGAGGATGGCGGCCTCGTTGAGCAGGTTTGCCAAATCTGCGCCGGAGAAGCCAGGCGTGCGACTGGCCCAGGCCGAAAGAGAAACCGCTGCTGCCAGGGGTCTGCTGCGGGCATGCACCGCCAGAATGGCCTCCCGGCCGCGGCGGTCAGGCAGGTCAATAGTGATGCGGCGGTCGAAGCGCCCCGGCCGCATCAGGGCCGTATCCAACACATCTGGGCGGTTGGTGGCCGCCAGCAGAATCACGCCGGAATTGTCTGCAAAGCCGTCCATCTCGGTGAGCAGCTGGTTGAGGGTCTGCTCCCGCTCATCGTTCCCGCCGCCAATGCCAGCCCCCCGTTGACGACCGACCGCATCAATTTCATCGATAAAAATGATGCAGGGGGCCTTGGTCTTGGCCTTACGGAACAGATCCCGCACCCGGCTGGCCCCCACCCCCACAAACATCTCGACGAACTCAGACGCCGCCATCGAGAAAAAGGGAACTCCCGCTTCCCCGGCAATGGCCCGAGCCAGGAGGGTCTTACCGGTGCCGGGGGGGCCGATCAGTAGTACACCCTTGGGAATTTTGGCACCGACGGCGGTGAACCGCTCCGGCTCCTTCAGAAAGGTGACCACCTCCTGGAGCTCCTCCTTGGCTTCGGCGATGCCGGCCACATCCTCAAAGCGCACTGTTACTTCACCCTCGGCCTGCAACCTGGGCTTGCTGCTGCCGAATCCCATGGCCCGGTTGGCCACCTGGGCAGAGCGGCGGATCAAAAGGGCCAGCCCCCCCAGCAGCAGCAGCACCAGCAGGCCGTTTGCCACCAGGCCAGCAGCGGCGCCATCGGAGCGGTCATCCCGCACCGTCAGGGGCACCTTGGCTGCTTCGGCCGTACGCAGTAGCAGCTGGTCATTGCTGAAGACCGGAACGGTCGCCTGTCGGCCATCGTCAAATCGGACCCGGACCTCCCTTTGGCGCAGGGACAGCTCCAGGTCTTTGACCCGTCCAGCGCGCAGATCGCCCAGCAGCTGGCTGTAGGAAGGGCTTGGCTTCCCTGGGGCGAGAGGGCTCAGCTGGAGAGGTGGCCTGTCCGCAGGGAGGCTGGCGCTCACAGAGTTGATACTTTGGGATCAGCTTAGCCATTTGACGAAAGGGCAGTCAGCAGCGGAGGATCTTCGTTTGGCCGACGGTGCGCGGGAATGGCTGTTCCAAAGAAGAAAAAATCCAAGGGCAAACGCAACCAGCGCCATGCCACCTGGAAAGGGAAAGCTGCAGCGGCAGCTCGCAATGCCCTCTCGATCGGCAAAGCCGTGCTAAGTGGCCGCGCCCAAGGCTTTATTTATCCCGTTGCTGAAGAGACCGACGCCGACGAGAGCTGACCATCGAGAGCTGACCTTCAGCTGGGCCCGGATCCAGCCAGCCAACGGCGGCGGCCGTCGAGGGTTGCGTAACCGGTGGCCAGCTTAATCAGGGGATCCTGGTATAAATCCGGTGGCAGGGATTCGAGGCTGGAGCGCACAATTCGGTCGAGCTCCCCTGCCGGCAGCCAGCCTTCCCCCCGTCGCCGCTGGCGTGCTTCGGCCTGGAATCGCCAGCGCCTCGGCATGGTCCAGCTCTGGGGCCTGAGCAGCCAGAGCTGGTCAAACCTTTGCCAGAGGGGTTGGTAGGCCTCCAGGGCCCGGTCCCAGCGGGACCGCCTGCTGCCAGGGTTTTGGCTGGCCAGGGGCTGGCAACCGAGCAACCAGCCTTCCAGCAGCAGCACATCGGCCTCCATGAGCCTGTCGCCGCATCGGTCGCCCTGGCCAGCCCGTAGGGCCTTGTCAAAGCGAGGCAGTCGAAGTTTTCCGCCCCGCTGCCAGTTGTCCACACAGGCCTGGGCCAGCTGGGTGTCATGGCAGCCGGGGAGTACCCGCGAGACGCCAAAAGGATTGCCTGCCAAGGCCCGTAAGCGCTGCTCCCAGGGCAGGTAGAAATCATCGATGGAGCAAACGGCCAGGGTCAGCCCCTGGACTGTGGCCCTTTGCTGCAGAAGGCTGCCAAGGGTGGTTTTGCCGGCCCCAACAGGGCCGTTGAGGGCCACGACGGCTCTCTGCGCGCTGGACCCCAGGGCTACCAACTGGGCCAGCAGGGGGGCCACAAAGTGCTGCTCAAGGCCCGGATCGGTTGCCATCAAGTGCCGAGTTTGAAGGCTTCCAGCACCACTGCGTACACCGCACCAATGCGCAGGTTGTCTAGCACCACCCAGCCCAGCCCGGGCTGGGTGGGGGCCAGCCGGCCGCGCAGCCGCACGAGCAGTTCCACTATCACCAGCATCAGCACCACAGCCAGGGGGCGACCACCTGGAAACCCCAATAAAAAGTAAGCGGTGACATTGCTGCCGCCGTAGAAGCCCAGCAGCAAGGCCAAAAGCACGGTGCTGCGGTAGCGCCAACTGCCGCGCATGTTGCCCAACAGCAGGGCAGCGAGCCGCTCAAGGGCCCGGTTGAAGCGGGTGCGCTGGAGGGGCAGGCGCGTCACGGCAGGGTGGCCTCCAGCAGCTCATGCAGATAGGAGAGCGTTATCTGGCTGCCCTGGCAAGCGGGTCCCCGCAACACCTTTACCTGGGGGCCCAGTTCACTTACCACTGCCCGGGCCCGGGCAAAACGCTCCGGAGCCTCAGCAGCGCCGTAGTGGCTGGCCGTGACCAGACAGGCCAATCCGGCCCCATCGGCGGCAGCCAGGCCATGGCCTGAATCCTCCAGGGCCAGCCCCCGCTCGGCGCCAAGCCCCAACTGCCGCAGGGCTAGCAGGTAGGCCTCGCAATCGGGTTTCTTGCGGGCCACATCTTCACCGCACACCCAGAAGCTGAAGCAGTCGGCCAGGCCGCCCAGAACGTGCTCAGAGAGGGCGGCGACGGCCCGGCGGCCGCTGGTGGTGACGATGACCTGGGCTACCCCGGCTGCAGCTGCCTCCCGGATCAGCTCGGCCACCCCAGGCCTGAGGCCCAGCTCGCCTGAGGCCAGAAGCGATGCGTAGTGCTCCTGCTTGCGGGCCTGCAGATCAGCTACCAGGGCAGGGTCGGCGGGGTGGCCCTGCCACTGCTGGAGGGCAACGGCGAGCCGTTCCTGACCGCCGCTGATGGCCAGTAGCTCGCCATAGCGAGCGCTATCCCAGTGCAGGGGCACACCTGCAGCGGCAAAAGCCCGGTTAAACGCCCGGCGATGGCCTTCCCTTTCGGTCTCAGCCAGGGTGCCATCCACATCCCATAACAGGGCCCCCAAGGCCATCGAGCCGAAACGCGTGACGAAGGCAGGTTAGGGGGAGTGCATGGCGGCGTCTTGGCCAGCACAATGGCATCAACTTGGAAATTGTCGTTGCTGCCAGCCCTAGATGAGCAACGCTGGCATCTGCCTGCCCCGCTGGCCCCTGGATGTCTGAGC
Protein-coding regions in this window:
- a CDS encoding UPF0182 family protein gives rise to the protein MSRRASPSAFLLLVSVPLGLALLAAVLILVSRLWVEWQWFEQFSRGGVLLRRWLLQIGFSLLGLALGLALQRWITSFWRQGSAPAEPRRFGLAPLAYGLSLGLLATIQLLPLALLLNLAERLVRNPFDTSRLHGLAMLDGLPFPLLLLLAALLGALLLRPSFAPRLVAGMASLAAATAMGRAWGVWSLALLAPDSGIREPLLDADISFALVRFPALAFGLTLLLALLSCHLAAGLWGILARPPQLSDGRFHGFTATQLVRLRAPLALLALLVSFGFLLGRHQLLLSTAGSVPGAGWLDVHFVLPLRTTAVVVALLTAVALLLPLPRKGLRGPLLAAVSAALLVVPLLEALLTPLFQLMLVRPRELQLETPYLARSIAATRAAFQLDDIRSRNVRPRNRLSRADVIAGQATLRNIRLWDSQPLLSTNRQLQQLRVYYRFSGAAVDRYSLSANAGRDRRQLVMISARELDQASLPPAARTWLNTHLVFTHGYGFTVSPVNTSSPDGLPDFFISDLGASTRVQGNAKLGISSAQVRAGIPIGQPSLYFGALKSPYALAPTKVQEFDYPQGDENLYTHYSGKAGVPIGSAWGRLAAALYLGEPKLLVQGAITPATRLLLRREVRERLRTLAPFVRFEGDPVLVSVQLGQNGPFPRTQHQYWLVEGFTSSRSYPYSAAVPGEPEIRYLRNSVKAVVDAYNGTVVMYVASSSDPIMAGWQRLFPDLFAPMSAMPAALRAHIRYPQWQFELQTAQLLRYHVTDPRVFYSGDDVWQVPNELYGRNQIPVKPYHVSAQLTPDHPPEFLLLQPLTPLARPNLAAWVAARSDDPNYGELVLLRFPTQTPIFGPEQIQALINQNPSISQQFGLWDRAGSEVIQGNLLVVPLGKALLYVEPVYLKARNGGLPTLTRVVVSDGSRVAMETSLEKAIEALLDDRRSLAAVNNSAPTSPAELLPALAPP
- the thrC gene encoding threonine synthase; this encodes MTATLSRSTFTGLRCKECGHPYEASARHVCEDVCFGPLEVVYDYEAIKNRVSRATIEAGPTSIWRYREFLPIEGDPIDVGTGFTPLLKAGNLARRLGLKSLHIKNDGVNMPTLSFKDRVVSVALTRARELGFTTVSCASTGNLANSTAAIAAHAGLECCVFIPSDLELGKVLGTLVYNPTLMAVHGNYDQVNRLCSEVANTFGWGFVNINLRPYYSEGSKTLGYEVIEQLGWQLPDHIVAPLASGSLFTKIRKGFDEFIKVGLVEEKAVRFSGAQAEGCSPIAQAFAAGRDFITPVKPNTIAKSIAIGNPADGPYAIDIANKTGGTIAAVSDAEIIDGIKLLAETEGVFTETAGGTTIAVLKKLVELGKINPEETTVAYITGNGLKTTEAIADSIGAPYTIEAQLDSFKSAWAQAQADRPS
- a CDS encoding MoaD/ThiS family protein, with the protein product MAVQVLIPTPLQKFTNNEASVDLEARSVDGLIDALELHYPGIKGRLCDEAGKLRRFLNVYVNSEDIRFLDHQATPLKDGDEVSIVPAVAGG
- a CDS encoding cupin, which codes for MNQAQTQPGDCTGQADWQTKALLFDYRQAANPVRRGLTEPIGYHQWSAALHQSGGTAVLPLDLSGELGCNGPATSPALAAHFLRILPGEGLKAAANATSSLFFVLQGKGELRWEGQRLNWGAGDLLVLPAGETPLLQAEQTSVLYWVHDGPLLDFLGVTATSTRFDPTHYPAALLEKELAQLLADPSSARSNRLSLLLANRDLPQSRTVTHTLWAMLGVVPAGVIQPPHRHQSVALDLIIDCDPGCHTLVGTEIDAKGQIVNPQRIEWESGGAFITPPGHWHAHVNTSGRQARLLPIQDSGLHTYLRSLDIRFAGGLQTGD
- the ftsH gene encoding ATP-dependent zinc metalloprotease FtsH, whose translation is MSASLPADRPPLQLSPLAPGKPSPSYSQLLGDLRAGRVKDLELSLRQREVRVRFDDGRQATVPVFSNDQLLLRTAEAAKVPLTVRDDRSDGAAAGLVANGLLVLLLLGGLALLIRRSAQVANRAMGFGSSKPRLQAEGEVTVRFEDVAGIAEAKEELQEVVTFLKEPERFTAVGAKIPKGVLLIGPPGTGKTLLARAIAGEAGVPFFSMAASEFVEMFVGVGASRVRDLFRKAKTKAPCIIFIDEIDAVGRQRGAGIGGGNDEREQTLNQLLTEMDGFADNSGVILLAATNRPDVLDTALMRPGRFDRRITIDLPDRRGREAILAVHARSRPLAAAVSLSAWASRTPGFSGADLANLLNEAAILTARHHLAEIDDGAMAGALERITMGLAAAPLQDSAKKRLISYHEVGHALLATLVPHADPLDKVTLLPRAGGVGGFARMVPDEEILDSGLISKAYLRARLVVALGGRAAELVVFGAGEITQGASGDLDLVTRISREMVTRYGFSSLGPVALEGDGTEVFLGRDWLRSEPPYSRETGNRIDVLVRELAATALEHAVALLEPRRPLIDELVELLIRDETIEGDTFRAIVARADGTSPEAVASIASLEPTGKADVQATQVGV
- a CDS encoding 50S ribosomal protein L32, with amino-acid sequence MAVPKKKKSKGKRNQRHATWKGKAAAAARNALSIGKAVLSGRAQGFIYPVAEETDADES
- a CDS encoding DUF565 domain-containing protein yields the protein MTRLPLQRTRFNRALERLAALLLGNMRGSWRYRSTVLLALLLGFYGGSNVTAYFLLGFPGGRPLAVVLMLVIVELLVRLRGRLAPTQPGLGWVVLDNLRIGAVYAVVLEAFKLGT
- a CDS encoding HAD-IA family hydrolase codes for the protein MALGALLWDVDGTLAETEREGHRRAFNRAFAAAGVPLHWDSARYGELLAISGGQERLAVALQQWQGHPADPALVADLQARKQEHYASLLASGELGLRPGVAELIREAAAAGVAQVIVTTSGRRAVAALSEHVLGGLADCFSFWVCGEDVARKKPDCEAYLLALRQLGLGAERGLALEDSGHGLAAADGAGLACLVTASHYGAAEAPERFARARAVVSELGPQVKVLRGPACQGSQITLSYLHELLEATLP